The following are encoded in a window of Vigna unguiculata cultivar IT97K-499-35 chromosome 8, ASM411807v1, whole genome shotgun sequence genomic DNA:
- the LOC114194652 gene encoding protein FAR1-RELATED SEQUENCE 9, whose product MSISRQRTLGGGGHHVLDYLKRMQAENPSFFYAVQDDNDLSCGNIFWADATSRTNYSYFGDAVIFDTTYKTNRYRVPFASFTGLNHHGQPVLFGCALILNESELSFIWLFRTWLHAMSGSHPVSITTDFDPSIHVSVAQVLPSTRHRFSKWSIFRETRGKLAHLYQSHPAFETEFKKSIHESETTDEFESYWHSLLERFCVMDNEWLQSMYNARQHWVPVYLRDSFFGEISSNEGNESLNFFFDGYVNSSTTLLGLVRQYEKAVSNWHERELKADYETTNSSPVLKTPSPMEKQAASLYTRKIFMKFQEELVETLANPATKIDDSGTITTYRVAKFGENQKSHVVTFNSLETKASCSCQMFEYSGIICRHILTVFRAKNVLTLPSQYLLKRWTRNAKTGTLLEEHASELPNSSHESITVRYNNLRQEAIKYVEEGAKSIQIYQVSMRALQEAASKVCTVKNQITGTAEGTIVTNGSSGGLLAADEDAPTYQSMCAEKLKKIQELTAELEVANQRCEVYRANLLAVLKDMEEQKLKLSVKVQNARLSLKE is encoded by the exons ATGAGTATATCTAGACAGCGTACCCTTGGTGGCGGGGGTCATCATGTGTTGGATTACTTGAAGCGCATGCAGGCAGAAAATCCTTCTTTCTTTTATGCAGTCCAGGATGACAATGATCTCTCGTGTGGTAATATATTTTGGGCTGATGCAACATCTAGAACAAACTACTCTTATTTTGGAGATGCTGTTATATTTGACACGACCTACAAGACTAACCGATATAGGGTGCCATTTGCCTCTTTCACTGGGTTGAACCACCATGGACAACCTGTGTTatttggttgtgcattgattctCAATGAATCTGAGTTATCATTTATATGGCTATTCAGGACTTGGCTTCATGCCATGTCTGGCAGTCACCCTGTCTCCATTACAACAGATTTTGACCCTTCAATACATGTTTCTGTTGCCCAAGTTCTCCCTTCAACTCGCCACCGGTTTAGTAAATGGAGCATATTTAGAGAAACCCGAGGCAAACTGGCTCATTTATATCAATCACATCCTGCTTTTGAAACTGAATTCAAGAAATCCATTCACGAGAGTGAGACTACTGATGAGTTTGAATCTTATTGGCATTCACTCTTGGAAAGATTCTGTGTCATGGATAATGAATGGCTTCAGTCAATGTACAATGCACGACAACATTGGGTTCCTGTCTACTTGCGGGATAGTTTCTTTGGGGAGATATCTTCAAATGAGGGAAATGAatctttgaattttttctttgatGGATATGTGAATTCCTCCACCACGCTACTGGGATTGGTTAGACAATACGAGAAAGCTGTATCAAATTGGCATGAAAGAGAATTAAAAGCAGATTATGAGACCACTAATAGTAGTCCAGTTTTAAAAACACCATCTCCTATGGAAAAACAAGCTGCGAGTCTTTACACGAGAAAGATATTCATGAAATTCCAGGAAGAGTTAGTAGAGACTCTTGCAAATCCTGCTACAAAAATTGATGATTCAGGAACCATCACTACATATAGAGTTGCCAAATTTGGGGAAAACCAAAAATCTCATGTTGTGACTTTTAATTCTCTCGAGACAAAAGCTAGTTGCAGTTGTCAGATGTTTGAATATTCAGGAATTATTTGTAGGCATATATTGACAGTCTTCAGAGCTAAAAATGTTCTCACTCTTCCATCACAGTATTTGTTGAAACGCTGGACAAGAAATGCTAAAACTGGTACATTGTTAGAAGAACATGCATCTGAATTGCCAAATAGTTCTCACGAGTCTATAACAGTTCGTTATAACAATTTGCGTCAAGAAGCAATTAAATATGTGGAAGAAGGGGCAAAATCAATCCAAATCTACCAGGTTTCCATGAGAGCTTTGCAAGAAGCAGCTAGTAAGGTTTGTACTGTAAAAAATCAGATTACTGGAACAGCAGAGGGAACTATAGTAACCAATGGAAGCAGTGGGGGTTTGCTTGCAGCAGATGAAGATGCTCCAACCTATCAGTCTATG TGTGCAGAGAAGCTAAAGAAAATCCAAGAGTTGACTGCTGAGTTAGAAGTTGCAAATCAACGATGCGAAGTGTATAGAGCAAACTTGCTAGCTGTGCTAAAGGATATGGAAGAACAAAAGTTAAAGCTATCAGTAAAGGTCCAAAATGCAAGGCTTAGTTTGAAAGAATGA